CGAAGCAGAAGCAGGTCGTCGCGGGCACCACGTGGGGGGTGCCGGGGTCGTCCACCTTCACCGCCCGCTACGAGGGAACGACCACGACCCAGCGCTCGACGTACATGGCCGGCGCACTGGTCGCCGAAGCCGAAGAGATCAGGCGGTTCTAGATGAGCAGCATCAAGGTCGACCTGGCGGTGCGGGGACGCCCGCCGATGTCCATCGTCCTGCCCGCCCAGGAGGTCATCTCGACCACGCTCGTCGTGTCGAACACCGATCCCAGTCTGCCGACGCTGCTGTCGGTCGAGCGCATCGTCGCCAAGGTCGGGAACCTCGGCATCGCGGTCGCGGACGAGCGGGTCCTGACGGCGCTGGCCGCCATGGTGAACGAGCACTACCTCGCGGTGCGCCCGAACCTGTGGCACGACACCGAGATCCGCGTCGAAGGGGAGGTGCCGCCGAAGGGCGCCGACGCCGAGAGCTTCCGCGCGGTGGGCGCCCTCCGCGCACCGGTCCTGCACTCGGCCGAGACGATCATGCGCAGCGGGCACCCGGTGGGCAGCCCGCAGCGCCGTGCCGAGGAGACGCGGCTGGTCGACACGGTGAACGCGACCATCGTCCAACAGCGGTCGATCTGGGACAGATGGCCCGGCCAGGTCGCCAAGTACGTCGCGGGCACCCTGCTGTCCCCCATCATCACCGCGTTGATCGGGGTCCCACTGCTCGACCTGGCCAACTACGCGCTGGCCGGCGTCAACCGGATCGTCTGACTCGGAAGGTGCTCGCGTGACCGCGAAACTCCACTTCACCCCACCCACCGGAGCACCGGACCTGCGGCCGATCGCGGACGCGCTGCGCCGGCAGCTGAGCGGGGTGCACCTGGAGCCGACCGCCGTCGGCACCGTCTTCCGCGTCACGCTCGGCTCCGGCGAGTCCGTCGACGTGCGCCTGTCCGCGGTGCCGGTGCCGGGAACCGTCAACGGTCGCAGCACGATCGAGTTCGAAGCCGCCAACGCCCTGCCCGCCGCCCGCTCCACGGCGGTTCCCCAGCCGATCGCGGACCACCTCGCGCACTACCTCTCCGCGGCGGCGGTCGCGCCGGCCGGACCCGGCGGTGCGGCCGAGGACGGCGTGCGCCGCCTGCGCGGAGTGCCCGGACAGGCCGTCGTCTCCGACATCGCGACCCGGCTGCGCGGAGCCGACTCGGTGCGGCGGTGGGCGGCCCGCCACCACGGGTCGGCCGACCTCGGCGCCCTCCGCGCGATCACCGACAGCACGTCGCTGATCCTGCTCAGCGGCGACCCCGGAACGGGCAAGTCCGCGTTGATGCGGCAGGCGGCACCCGCGTGCGCCGCGGTCCTCGGCGAGGACGTCATGTTCCTCCAGCTCAACGAACGACTCCGCGGCCAGGGCATCCAGGGCCGGGCGGGCAGCGAGCTGACGGCCGCCATCCAGACGATCGCCGACGTGTCGGAGCAGTACGCGCTGCCCACGATCGTGTTCCTGGACGAGGCCGACGCGGTCGCCAGCTCACGCGGTTCCGACGACATCGGTTCCGGCGCGCAGGAGAACCTCGCGATCGTGGACGGACTCATCGTCGCCATCGACCGGGTCGCCCACCGGGACGGCGCACGGGTCGTCTTCGTGATGGCGACCAACCTGGTCGACCGCATCGATCCGGCCATCCTGCGCCGGGCTTCGGTCTACTCGTTCGACCGTCCGGACGCCGCGGCCCGGCGCGAGATCGTGCACGACCTGCTGGGGGACGTGCTGGACGGCCCCGCGCTCGACCGGCTCGACCTCGCCCTCGCCCGCTCCGGGCTGCCGCTGACCGCCGCGGACATCGCCGGCCAGGTCGTGGCCAGGGCGGTCAGGGAAGCATCCGCCCTGGACGCTCCCCTGCGGCTCGAGCGACTGGTCGAACTGGCGACGCAGGCGGTGGCGAGTTCGCCCGTGCGCCGGGCGTGACCACAGTCGGCGGGCGGTGGTGGGGTCAGCGGCCGGTGCGGGCCAGGCCGATGGCGATGAGGCCGAACGTCACGTGCAGCACGATCGCCAGACCCGCCACCGTGCTGGTCATCTCCGTCCCCGGCTGCCCCGCCAGCGCACCGCACGAGAACAGCCACCCCGCGACCGCCACCCCGAAACCCGCCGCCAGCCACGTCCGAGGCACGTGCGCCAGGCACAGCAACGCGTGGCTCCGCGCCCGCAGCAACGTGTAAGCCACCACCGGCAGGACCAGGAATCCCGGCAAATACACCAAAATAGGCGCGAAACACGGCCCGCTCGGCACGAACGTCGTCCCGATGACCACCGCGCACCAGAGGACCGCGCCGGTCGCGAGGGCCACGGTTCCTCTGGTCACCTCCGGCAGTGTAATGAGACGGAGCCGCAATTCTCGGAGGTGACGCCTGATGGCGCACCGCGCCTACGGCACTCGGCGTACCCCTGTGCACACAACGAAACGGCAGGTGCACCGAACGTCAGAGCCCATACGCCTCAAGCAACCGCAGCCACACCTCGCTGATCGTCGGGTACGCCGGCACCGCGTGCCACAACCGGTCCACGGTGATCTCCCCGACGATCGCGACCGTCGCCGCGTGCAACAACTCCGCGGTGTCGGGTCCGGCGAACGTCACGCCCACCAAGGTCCGCTTCCGCTCGTCCACGATCATGCGCGCCTTGCCCTTGTACCCATCGGCGTGCAGGGACGACCCGGCGACGGCGATGTCCAGGTCCACCACCCGCACGTCCAGGCCGGCGTCACGCGCCTGCGCCTCGGTCCACCCGACCGCCGCGACCTCGGGATCGGTGAACACGACCTGCGGGACGGCCGTGTGGTCGGCGGTGGCCACGGACGCCGTCCACGGCTGGGGGTTCTGGGCGCCGGTCACCACGGCCGTGCCGACCGCGCGGGCCGCGTACTTGCCCTGGTGGGTGAGCAGGGCGCGGCCGGTCACGTCGCCCGCCGCGTACAGCCAGTCCACGCCCTCGACGCGGCCGGTGTCGTCGACGGGCAGCGCGTCGCCGGCGGTGAAGCCGAACTGCTCGACGCCGAGGTCGAAGGTCGCGGGCTGCCGCCCGGTGGCCACCAGCAGCTTCTCGCCCGACACGGACGAACCGTCCGAAAGGGACAGCGTCACCGATCCGTCCACACCGGACACACCGGTCGCCTTCACGCCCGTGCGCAGCACGACGCCGTCCTCGCGCAACCCGTCTGCCACCAGGTCGCCCGCGAACGCCTCGAACTTCGGCAGCGGCCGTTCGCCGGACACCACCAGCGTCACCGCCGACCCCAGCCGCGCCCACGCCTGCGCCATCTCGACGCCGACCACCCCTCCGCCGAGCACCACCAGCGACGACGGCACCTCCTGCGCCGAGGTGGCCTCCCGCGAACCCCAGTGCTCGACGTCCGCGAGACCGGGCAGGTTCGGCGTGCGGGGCACGCTGCCGGTGCACACGATCACGGCCCGCCGGGCGGTCAGGACGCGACCCCCGACCTCGACGGTCCGCTCGCCGGTCAGCCGCCCGCGCCCGCGCACCACCTCGATGCCCGCGCCGACCGCCCAGTCGACCTGGCCGGAGTCGTCCCAGTTCGACGTGAACTCGTTGCGGCGCTTGAGCACCGCGGCGGCGTCCAGCCGCTCGCCCACCGGCACGCCGGGCACGCGGCGCGCGGCGGCCAGCGCGTGACCGGGGCGCAGCAGGGCCTTGCTGGGCATGCACGCCCAGTACGAGCACTCGCCGCCCACGCGCTCGGCCTCCACCAGGGCGGTCCGCAGCCCGCCGGCGGCGGTCCGGCCGGCGGCGTTCTCCCCCACCGGTCCGCCGCCGATCACGATCACGTCGTAGGTCTGGTCGCCGTCTGCCGCACGGGATTCGCTCACCGTGCCACCCCACACCACCCGGACCGGCGGAGCAAGTCACGCGGCGATCGGCCCGGGAGGGCGGTGGGTCACGGGGACCGGACACAGCCCCCGCGACATGGTCAAGCAGGGTCGAACACGCCGGCGAGCATGCGCATGATCACGCCGTCGGCGGTGCGGAGGACCACCGACCGCTCGTCGGGCGCCACCCGCTCGGCGAGCTTGAACAGGGCGTCCGCGGTCTGGGTCGCCATGCGGAAGGTCAGGGCCACGGGCGCGTCGCCGCGCACCGAGAAGCGGCCGACGAACAGCTCGCGCAGCCGCTCGGCCATCAGCTCGTACTGGTCGACGCTCGCGTCGAGCCGGTGGCCGTCGAACAGGTCGCTGAACCGCACCCGGCCGAACCCGGGCATCTCGACGAGCATGCGCAGGTAGACCGCGACCACCTGCTGCACCGCTTCCCGCCAGTTCGCGGACAGCCCGCCATCGGTGAACAGGGTTTCCACCCGGGCCAGGTACTCCTCCATGCCGCGCAGCGCCAACGCGTGCACCACGGAACGCTTGTCCGGGAAGTATTGGTAGAACGAACCGATTGGCACGCCGGCCAACTCGACGATCCGGGCTGTGGTGATGTCGTCGTAGTCGTACTGGTTCAGCAACTGGGCGCACGCGTCGACAATGGCGGTCACCGTCGCGGCGCCCCGCTGCTGCACAGGCTGACGGCGCATCACCTTGGCTAAGCGGTTTTCGGCGGGATTTTCATGCACGCGGACATCTTGATGGATACGGACCGGTAATCCCAAACACAGGATTGGCGACAGCTTCATCACGGATCGTCGCACGTCTGCGCAGGACTGCGGACTGCCATGTGAGAAACGCTCATCTTGTATGACAACCGCGCCGAAAAGACCAGGTGCAAAGCCCGCGCACACCTGAACAATTGGGTATGAAACGATTCTCCGCCGGAGGAATCGCCGGCGGACCCGGCCGGGCGGCGCTAGCCCGACCGCGGACGCGAACTCGTCGGCACCGGTACCGGGTCCGGTCCCCGCTGCTGCGGCAATGCGCGCCCGATCCCGTCCGGCAAGTCCTCTTTCCGTTCAGAACGCGGGCGCGGCGGCCGGGTGACATAGGGGCGCAGCAATCCGGCGACCACCAGTCCGGGCGCGATCAGCGGCACCACGGCGGACAGCGCGAGGGCGGTCGCGGCGGCCCGGCCGACGTCCCGGGGGATCAACGCGATCCGGTCCACGACGAACGCCCGCCGCCCCGGGATCGACGCCAACCCCACCACGGCCAGGAACACGGCGAGCGCGAGCAGCGCCCGGTGCACCGCGCCGTACCCGACGGACTCCGCCGCCGCCATCACCGCCAGCCACCCGCCCAGCGCGGGCGCCTGCCGCCGGGCGGTCGTCATCGCCCACAGCAGCCCGCCGACCGGCGCCAGCCAGCCGGTGCGGCCCGCGCACCACGCGTCCACCGCCTCCAGCCACCCCACCGGGACCCCGGCCCACGCGACCGGCGCGGCCACGACGTCCAGCGGGCTCGGCGCGCCGAACGGCTGGCCCACCACCCACGCCAGCGACCACACCGACACCACGACCGCGAGCCCGAGGTGCCACGGCGACCGGTCGACCGCGCAGCGGCACAGCCGGACCAGTTCCCGGCGCTGCTCCTTCACCCCCTCCACCCTGCCGGGTTCAGCGGCCGGCCGGATCCGCCTTCACCCGCGTGCCTCCGGTTTCCCGCTCTTCGGGTGCCCCGGCCCTCACCCGGCGTGCCGCGAGCGCCGCGCCGATGTGCTGGAGGTCGCCCGGATTGCCCGGATCGAGACCGGTCAGCGCCACGATCCGACGCAGCCGGTAGTCGACGGTGTTGGGGTGGACGTGCAGCAAAGCCGCAGTTCTGCGGCGATTCAGGCCCTCGGCGAGGTAGAGCTCCAGGGTCGGCAGCAGGTCCGGGTTGTCGTCCAACGGGTCCAGCAGCGCGGCCAGACCCGCGGTCGCCGGGGTCAGCCGGCCCAGCTGGTACTCCAGCAGCACGTCCGCGAGCCGGTACAGGCCCGGCGGACGGCCCAGCCGCAGCACCACGTCCAGCACCTCGCGCGCCCGCTGGTGGGCGGCGGGCAGCTCGGCCGTCGCCGCCCGCTCCCACGCCGCCCGCACGTCCACCACCGCCTGGAGCCGCCGCACCAGCCCGGCCACGTCGGCTTCCGGCGGCAGCACGGCCACGCCGCCGCGCGCGTCGACCGAGTTCGGCCCGACCGGGTCCAGCTCGGCCTGCACGCGCCGGACCCTGCGCCGGGCGGCGATCTGCGCGCCGGTGCCCGGCGTCGCCTCGTCCGGGTGGGTGGCGAAGGCGAACACCACCACGACGTGCGACGGCCCGACCCGCGCGGCCGTGGGACGCCCCTCCAGCAGGGCGGACAGCAGCTCGCGGCGCGCTTCCCGCTCGTGGCCGACGATCGTCTGCCGCTCCTCGGCGTACGCGGTGGCCACCACGGACACCGCCACCTCCTGGTAGCGCAGCACGAGGTCGGTCGCGGCGAGCGCGTCG
This DNA window, taken from Saccharothrix variisporea, encodes the following:
- a CDS encoding AAA family ATPase — its product is MTAKLHFTPPTGAPDLRPIADALRRQLSGVHLEPTAVGTVFRVTLGSGESVDVRLSAVPVPGTVNGRSTIEFEAANALPAARSTAVPQPIADHLAHYLSAAAVAPAGPGGAAEDGVRRLRGVPGQAVVSDIATRLRGADSVRRWAARHHGSADLGALRAITDSTSLILLSGDPGTGKSALMRQAAPACAAVLGEDVMFLQLNERLRGQGIQGRAGSELTAAIQTIADVSEQYALPTIVFLDEADAVASSRGSDDIGSGAQENLAIVDGLIVAIDRVAHRDGARVVFVMATNLVDRIDPAILRRASVYSFDRPDAAARREIVHDLLGDVLDGPALDRLDLALARSGLPLTAADIAGQVVARAVREASALDAPLRLERLVELATQAVASSPVRRA
- a CDS encoding dihydrolipoyl dehydrogenase family protein; protein product: MIVIGGGPVGENAAGRTAAGGLRTALVEAERVGGECSYWACMPSKALLRPGHALAAARRVPGVPVGERLDAAAVLKRRNEFTSNWDDSGQVDWAVGAGIEVVRGRGRLTGERTVEVGGRVLTARRAVIVCTGSVPRTPNLPGLADVEHWGSREATSAQEVPSSLVVLGGGVVGVEMAQAWARLGSAVTLVVSGERPLPKFEAFAGDLVADGLREDGVVLRTGVKATGVSGVDGSVTLSLSDGSSVSGEKLLVATGRQPATFDLGVEQFGFTAGDALPVDDTGRVEGVDWLYAAGDVTGRALLTHQGKYAARAVGTAVVTGAQNPQPWTASVATADHTAVPQVVFTDPEVAAVGWTEAQARDAGLDVRVVDLDIAVAGSSLHADGYKGKARMIVDERKRTLVGVTFAGPDTAELLHAATVAIVGEITVDRLWHAVPAYPTISEVWLRLLEAYGL
- a CDS encoding TetR/AcrR family transcriptional regulator, coding for MRRQPVQQRGAATVTAIVDACAQLLNQYDYDDITTARIVELAGVPIGSFYQYFPDKRSVVHALALRGMEEYLARVETLFTDGGLSANWREAVQQVVAVYLRMLVEMPGFGRVRFSDLFDGHRLDASVDQYELMAERLRELFVGRFSVRGDAPVALTFRMATQTADALFKLAERVAPDERSVVLRTADGVIMRMLAGVFDPA
- a CDS encoding PucR family transcriptional regulator; this translates as MTRHNLTINGQPIHARLTPHRVIARDLVTRFTAEIPLYAALPREELDGDITRITAANLRIVARMLRTGEVPGVDELGELAESAAVRAAEGVPLGAVLAAYSMGLRVMWHAVLADARPDDLADALAATDLVLRYQEVAVSVVATAYAEERQTIVGHEREARRELLSALLEGRPTAARVGPSHVVVVFAFATHPDEATPGTGAQIAARRRVRRVQAELDPVGPNSVDARGGVAVLPPEADVAGLVRRLQAVVDVRAAWERAATAELPAAHQRAREVLDVVLRLGRPPGLYRLADVLLEYQLGRLTPATAGLAALLDPLDDNPDLLPTLELYLAEGLNRRRTAALLHVHPNTVDYRLRRIVALTGLDPGNPGDLQHIGAALAARRVRAGAPEERETGGTRVKADPAGR